In Microvenator marinus, one genomic interval encodes:
- a CDS encoding FG-GAP repeat domain-containing protein: protein MFAKRLLNLLFTFGVMSVCACGQDDGPALVGGPDPITPNVDMPNDTQGPVVSDGGPLAPDAADLEPGTDMAAPPSDQGNQPPDCSRHYARRPLDAAQSASWRYGGGAGYPDAFERDPACMTIVDTKAALEAALEAAQSGDIVYVEDDAEIDITGPSICIPGGVWLVSGRGRGSSAGALLYGTEIVNRTLLDACGADVRLSGIRLHGPDPSQCPPQYPDNCTGEDRTNGQNCRDCMPRTSGIRSRHDGLEVDNSEIAGFGLAAVNLSDSVGHWIHHSHIHHNQRQGLGYGVLLGRGSTGVVKVLVEHNRMDYMRHAIAGSGEPGQDYEARYNLVLENANGHVFDMHGENENTDNGSELAGGRMLIHNNTVLPPDHYALVVRGRPQTGSWLYDNCLARSGPSSAALQRFFTGNFHVDRSPSGSAPNQYNQTGADCEPVRWCYSAGGSGPWRYLTASSFGMDRLALGDFDGDGKTDVFSTSSGKWRWVTSGLGSWKDLNTSNVTIENLGFGDFDGDGKTDVFNANGSAWRYSSGGSSPWTTLRNATETLSSLVLADFDGDGKTDVFTTTGTHWRWSRSGTQAWANLNTSSAALSSLRFGDFDGDGKTDAFSTGSGQWRWSPGASEPWRPLNSSGVGLASLHFADVTGDGKTDVLRANGDRWWVSDGGNSGWRMLRIDSKSPGNALFGDFDGDGTADVFNTGCF, encoded by the coding sequence ATGTTTGCGAAAAGACTATTGAATTTGCTCTTTACCTTTGGCGTGATGAGCGTGTGTGCCTGCGGCCAGGATGACGGACCAGCGTTGGTCGGCGGTCCGGACCCAATCACTCCAAACGTTGATATGCCGAACGATACACAAGGCCCCGTGGTCTCCGATGGCGGGCCACTGGCTCCGGATGCCGCGGACCTTGAGCCAGGAACAGATATGGCGGCGCCTCCTTCAGACCAGGGCAACCAGCCTCCGGATTGTTCGCGACACTACGCGCGTCGCCCGCTTGACGCCGCTCAGAGCGCGAGTTGGAGATATGGGGGCGGCGCGGGCTATCCGGACGCCTTTGAGCGCGATCCCGCGTGCATGACCATCGTAGATACCAAGGCGGCCCTCGAAGCTGCTCTGGAAGCGGCTCAATCAGGTGATATTGTCTACGTGGAAGACGATGCGGAAATCGATATCACCGGCCCCTCGATCTGCATACCGGGCGGGGTTTGGCTCGTCAGCGGGCGCGGGCGCGGCAGCTCGGCAGGCGCGCTCCTCTACGGAACAGAAATCGTCAATCGAACCCTCTTAGACGCATGTGGAGCTGATGTCCGACTCTCTGGAATTCGACTCCACGGCCCCGACCCAAGTCAATGTCCCCCACAATACCCCGATAACTGCACCGGCGAGGACCGAACAAACGGACAAAACTGCCGTGATTGTATGCCTCGAACCTCTGGTATCCGTTCTCGTCATGACGGTCTCGAGGTCGACAACTCCGAAATCGCCGGATTCGGGCTTGCCGCGGTGAATCTATCGGATTCAGTCGGCCATTGGATTCATCATTCTCATATCCATCACAATCAGCGCCAGGGCCTCGGCTACGGCGTACTATTGGGACGAGGGTCGACGGGCGTCGTGAAGGTTTTGGTGGAGCATAACCGTATGGACTACATGCGCCACGCCATAGCCGGCAGCGGAGAGCCCGGCCAAGATTACGAGGCGCGCTACAATCTGGTCTTGGAAAACGCCAATGGCCACGTCTTCGATATGCACGGCGAGAACGAAAATACCGACAACGGTAGCGAACTCGCCGGCGGACGCATGCTCATTCATAACAATACGGTTTTGCCTCCGGACCACTACGCTTTGGTGGTTCGAGGACGCCCACAAACGGGTTCGTGGCTCTACGATAATTGCCTGGCACGGAGCGGGCCTTCGAGCGCTGCGCTCCAGAGATTCTTCACAGGGAACTTCCATGTTGACCGCTCTCCAAGCGGCTCAGCACCCAATCAGTACAATCAGACAGGAGCCGATTGCGAGCCGGTTCGATGGTGCTACTCAGCGGGCGGAAGCGGACCGTGGCGCTACTTGACGGCATCGAGCTTCGGCATGGACCGCCTGGCCCTTGGTGATTTTGACGGGGACGGCAAGACCGACGTCTTTTCGACGAGTTCTGGCAAATGGAGATGGGTGACATCAGGGCTCGGGTCTTGGAAGGACCTCAACACCTCCAATGTCACCATCGAGAATCTGGGTTTCGGAGACTTTGATGGTGACGGAAAAACCGACGTGTTCAATGCGAATGGCTCGGCTTGGCGCTATTCGTCCGGCGGCTCATCCCCTTGGACAACCCTTCGAAACGCAACAGAAACACTCTCTAGCCTGGTCCTGGCGGACTTTGATGGCGATGGAAAAACCGACGTGTTCACCACCACCGGGACCCATTGGCGATGGTCTCGAAGCGGGACCCAAGCCTGGGCCAATCTGAACACATCGAGCGCGGCGCTAAGTTCCTTGCGGTTTGGGGACTTTGATGGCGACGGAAAAACCGACGCGTTCAGCACGGGTTCGGGCCAATGGCGCTGGTCGCCAGGGGCATCGGAGCCTTGGAGACCACTGAATTCTTCCGGAGTTGGGCTGGCCTCGCTTCATTTCGCCGACGTAACGGGCGATGGAAAGACTGACGTTTTGAGGGCCAACGGCGACCGTTGGTGGGTCTCGGATGGCGGCAACTCAGGATGGCGCATGCTTCGAATCGACTCGAAATCTCCCGGCAACGCGTTGTTCGGAGACTTTGACGGGGACGGAACGGCCGACGTTTTCAACACCGGTTGTTTCTAG